In a genomic window of Amycolatopsis japonica:
- a CDS encoding HNH endonuclease signature motif containing protein yields MALLESLTDPEVLAAVNDAANVLNDKDSVALAQAASAGIARLEAVRFRALAQLNRHREGVRSVAQEVALDLSLVDNHAGAMVAAADALTTRLPRTLNLMDEGKLAGFSAMKVATATAWLSDEDALAVDALLEDRIGDKNPDQVRKAANHAANTIDPEGAGKRAERHRDGRRLTLRQGETGVASIEVEDGPVEKVAAAYQRIDREARALKTKEEPRTLDQLRADVALDLLLGGQGGASERSEVFLYMDLFTYLGLNDDPAELAGHGTIPAALAREIAEGGNSVLRRIITDPLSGQVLDLGRDRYRPTAGLAEFVRVRDRECRRPGCHRPAQACDIDHSVPWQHGGHTSDTELIDLCRRDHRLKDEPGWTYHLATDGTLTITTPTGQRYDSTPPPLHGPRPGSDVPPPF; encoded by the coding sequence GTGGCGCTCTTGGAAAGCCTCACCGATCCCGAGGTGCTGGCCGCGGTGAACGATGCCGCAAATGTGTTGAACGACAAGGATTCCGTGGCGTTGGCGCAAGCCGCGTCAGCGGGGATCGCGCGTTTGGAGGCGGTGCGGTTTCGGGCGTTGGCGCAGCTGAACCGTCATCGTGAGGGCGTGCGGAGTGTGGCGCAGGAGGTGGCGCTTGACTTGTCCCTTGTGGACAATCATGCGGGCGCCATGGTCGCCGCCGCGGACGCGCTGACCACCCGCCTGCCCCGCACGCTGAATCTGATGGATGAAGGAAAACTCGCCGGATTCAGCGCGATGAAGGTTGCCACGGCCACCGCCTGGCTGTCCGATGAGGACGCTCTTGCGGTGGACGCCTTGTTGGAGGATCGGATCGGGGACAAGAATCCGGACCAGGTGCGGAAGGCGGCCAATCACGCGGCGAACACCATCGACCCCGAGGGCGCGGGTAAACGGGCTGAGCGGCATCGCGACGGCCGTCGTCTCACGTTGCGGCAGGGCGAGACCGGGGTGGCGTCGATCGAGGTCGAGGATGGGCCGGTGGAGAAGGTCGCTGCCGCTTATCAGCGGATCGATCGTGAAGCGCGGGCGCTCAAGACCAAGGAGGAACCCCGCACTCTCGACCAGCTCCGCGCCGATGTCGCGCTCGATCTTTTGCTCGGCGGTCAAGGCGGGGCGAGTGAACGCAGTGAAGTGTTCCTGTACATGGATTTGTTCACCTATCTCGGACTGAACGACGATCCGGCGGAACTGGCCGGGCATGGCACGATCCCTGCCGCGTTGGCCAGGGAAATCGCCGAGGGTGGGAACAGTGTGTTGCGGCGGATCATCACCGACCCGCTCTCCGGGCAGGTGCTTGACCTCGGCCGCGACCGCTATCGGCCGACCGCTGGTTTAGCCGAGTTCGTGCGGGTTCGGGACCGTGAATGCCGAAGACCCGGCTGTCACCGACCCGCCCAAGCCTGCGACATCGACCATTCGGTGCCTTGGCAGCACGGCGGCCACACCTCCGACACCGAACTCATCGACCTCTGCCGCCGCGACCATCGGTTGAAAGACGAACCCGGCTGGACCTACCACCTCGCCACTGACGGCACGCTCACGATCACCACGCCTACCGGGCAGCGCTACGACAGCACACCACCGCCGCTCCATGGACCCCGCCCGGGAAGCGACGTACCGCCACCGTTCTGA